In the genome of Cryptomeria japonica chromosome 8, Sugi_1.0, whole genome shotgun sequence, one region contains:
- the LOC131857604 gene encoding calmodulin-binding protein 25-like: MKSDAKLNSRRCYIYRISQAFCTEKLRRRTSKRKQCSFTQHNMTKRSRDCMDAQTMFVSADESNFRNIVQQLTGIPTANNSSAYKKAVLIEKPKPFKPVAVRPIAKKLCGNTVSWIDSLMDCFSQDISPILRTPLCGKSSLIYKSAVKDEEDFMIDFDNSFFSLD; this comes from the coding sequence ATGAAATCGGATGCGAAACTCAATTCAAGAAGGTGCTACATATATCGTATTTCACAGGCTTTTTGCACAGAAAAGTTGAGGAGGAGAACATCAAAGCGAAAGCAGTGTTCTTTTACGCAACACAACATGACAAAACGATCAAGGGATTGTATGGACGCGCAAACAATGTTTGTGAGTGCAGATGAATCCAACTTTCGAAATATTGTACAGCAATTGACAGGAATCCCAACGGCAAACAACAGTTCAGCTTATAAGAAGGCAGTGTTAATTGAAAAGCCCAAGCCTTTTAAGCCCGTAGCCGTGAGACCCATAGCTAAGAAACTATGTGGTAACACTGTCTCATGGATTGATTCACTCATGGATTGCTTCTCTCAAGATATCTCGCCTATTTTAAGAACACCTTTATGTGGAAAATCTTCATTAATCTACAAAAGTGCAGTGAAGGATGAGGAGGACTTTATGATAGACTTCGACAATAGCTTTTTTAGCTTGGATTGA